A stretch of DNA from Streptomyces gobiensis:
GCGGTCCCGCTGGAGGACTACGACTACGGTCCGTACAACCAGTAAGCAGTAACCCACCCCACAGGGCGGCCCCCCACCAGGGAGGCCGCCCTGCGGCATTCCCCCACCGAAGCGGGCTCCCCGAAACCGAGTGCTGCCGCCCCCAGACCCCCACCCCGTTGTGGGCACTCTCCCCCAGCTAACGCTGGGAGGTGCCCCCAGCCCCGCGAGGGGCGTGGGTCCACCCTGCTACGCAACCACCCACCCACCCCAGCCACGACGCTCCGACCAACTCCGCAACGGAGTTCGCGACGCTTGGTGGGCACAACACCAGGCCACCGGCCCGCGCCGGGCCAACCCCGGGGCCCGGGGCGAAGCCCCGGTTACGGGAAGGGGCGGGAATTGGGGAACCCACCCACGGCACCCCCACAACCGGGCGAAGCCCCGCCACGCGGCCGGAGCCGCACATCGCACAGCCGGGAAGGGGCGGGATACGGGGACACCCACCCACGGCACCCCCGCAGCCGGGCGGAGCCCCGCCACGCGGCGGAGCCGCATATCCGCATAGTTGGCCCCCGGAAGGCGTCGCAGGGAACTCCCCGTGCGGGCACGGCGTCAGGGAGTATGGGGGAGGGGACGGGGCGGACAGATGGTGAGGTGTTGGGGATGTCACTCCAGTGGCACGGACAGAGCCCGATGATGCGCGCCTCGGACGCAGACCGAGAACGCGCCGCAGACGTGCTCAAGGCCGGATACGCCGAAGGCCGCCTCAGCAAGGGCGAATACGACCAGCGACTGACCCGCGTCCACCAGGCCAGCACCTACGGCGAGCTGCACACCCTGCTGGCCGACCTACCGCAGGGCCCGGTCCCCCTGGAACGCCAACCCCAGCTACCCCAGCCCCAGCTACCCCAACCCCACCTGCCCCCGCAGCCCGTCTGGGCCACCCCGCCACTGCCTCCTACGAACGGCGCCGCCAGCGGCGCCATGGTCTGCGGCGTGCTCACCCCGTTCACCGGCGGCCTCACCGCCATCCCGGCGGTGGTGCTGGGGCACAAGGCCCGCGCGGAGATCCGCAGCACGGGTGAGCGCGGCGACGGCATGGCGGTCGCCGGGCTGGTGATGGGCTACCTGGCAATGGGCTTCTGGTTTATGGTCATCTTCTTCAGCATGCTTCTGATCACGGTCTAGCGGGCCCCGCCCGCTCCCCCCGCCTGCTCGGGGAAACGCGTGATCGCTGCCCGCGTGGGGGCTTGTTTTGACCAGGGCCGACGCGCTAGGTAGGCTCTGACCTTGTGCCTGGGGTATCCCCTGCGCTCCTGTATGCGTTCTGACCGCTCGGGAGCCGGAATGGGGAGAACCGAAGTCTGCACGCTTCTCATCGAGAGGGGCCCTCGCCCTTCAGAGGAGTCTGCGGTCTCCGACACACCCGACCGCGTGGGTCGGCCAATGTGGCTCAGGTTAGCTTTACCGAGACGGCACACAGAAACCGGAGAAACGGTGCCTACGATCCAGCAGCTGGTCCGAAAGGGCCGGCAGGACAAGATCGAGAAGAACAAGACGCCGGCGCTTGAGGGCTCCCCCCAGCGCCGTGGCGTCTGCACGCGTGTTTTCACGACCACCCCGAAGAAGCCGAACTCGGCCCTGCGTAAGGTCGCGCGTGTGCGTCTGACCAGCGGGATCGAGGTCACTGCCTACATTCCGGGTGAGGGCCACAACCTGCAGGAGCACTCCATTGTGCTCGTGCGTGGTGGCCGTGTGAAGGACCTGCCGGGTGTTCGCTACAAGATCATCCGCGGCTCCCTCGACACGCAGGGCGTCAAGAACCGCAAGCAGGCTCGCAGCCGCTACGGCGCCAAGAAGGAGAAGTAAGAATGCCTCGTAAGGGCCCTGCCCCGAAGCGCCCGGTCCACATCGACCCGGTCTACGGCTCTCCTCTGGTGACGTCCCTCATCAACAAGGTGCTGATGAACGGCAAGCGCTCCACCGCCGAGCGCATTGTCTACGGCGCCATGGAGGGCCTGCGGGAGAAGTCCGGTAACGACCCGGTCATCACCCTGAAGCGCGCGCTGGAGAATGTGAAGCCGACCCTTGAGGTCCGCTCCCGCCGAGTCGGTGGCGCCACCTACCAGGTCCCGGTCGAGGTCCGCCCCGGCCGCTCCTCCACCCTCGCACTGCGCTGGCTCGTGGGCTACTCCCGCGCCCGCCGCGAGAAGACCATGACCGAGCGTCTGATGAACGAGCTGCTCGATGCCTCCAACGGCCTCGGCGCCTCCGTCAAGAAGCGCGAGGACACCCACAAGATGGCCGAGTCCAACAAGGCCTTCGCGCACTACCGCTGGTAGTCGCTACCCACATCGAGACCGAGAGAAGACTGAGCCAAATGGCCACCACTTCACTTGACCTGGCCAAGGTCCGCAACATTGGGATCATGGCCCACATCGACGCGGGCAAGACGACCACCACCGAGCGGATCCTGTTCTACACCGGTGTCAGCTACAAGATCGGTGAGGTCCACGATGGCGCTGCCACCATGGACTGGATGGCGCAGGAGCAGGAGCGCGGCATCACCATCACGTCGGCCGCGACGACCTGTCACTGGCCGCTGAACGATGTCGACCACACCATCAACATCATCGACACCCCGGGTCACGTCGACTTCACCGTCGAGGTGGAGCGTTCGCTGCGCGTGCTCGACGGCGCGGTGACGGTGTTCGACGGCGTGGCCGGTGTGGAGCCGCAGTCCGAGACGGTGTGGCGTCAGG
This window harbors:
- a CDS encoding DUF1707 and DUF4190 domain-containing protein, producing MRASDADRERAADVLKAGYAEGRLSKGEYDQRLTRVHQASTYGELHTLLADLPQGPVPLERQPQLPQPQLPQPHLPPQPVWATPPLPPTNGAASGAMVCGVLTPFTGGLTAIPAVVLGHKARAEIRSTGERGDGMAVAGLVMGYLAMGFWFMVIFFSMLLITV
- the rpsG gene encoding 30S ribosomal protein S7; this encodes MPRKGPAPKRPVHIDPVYGSPLVTSLINKVLMNGKRSTAERIVYGAMEGLREKSGNDPVITLKRALENVKPTLEVRSRRVGGATYQVPVEVRPGRSSTLALRWLVGYSRARREKTMTERLMNELLDASNGLGASVKKREDTHKMAESNKAFAHYRW
- the rpsL gene encoding 30S ribosomal protein S12, which encodes MPTIQQLVRKGRQDKIEKNKTPALEGSPQRRGVCTRVFTTTPKKPNSALRKVARVRLTSGIEVTAYIPGEGHNLQEHSIVLVRGGRVKDLPGVRYKIIRGSLDTQGVKNRKQARSRYGAKKEK